In the genome of Vicia villosa cultivar HV-30 ecotype Madison, WI linkage group LG7, Vvil1.0, whole genome shotgun sequence, one region contains:
- the LOC131620660 gene encoding calcineurin B-like protein 4 isoform X1: MGCYCSTSNSKKVKTPGYEDPTVLASETPCEYPSSLTVTVSEVDALYELYLKSSNSIIQDGLIHKEEFQLALFRNENQKNLFADRISWCFSSKHTFRRQNCMLYDLRQTWYIEREELKEMVLALLNESNLFLSDEMIESIVDKTFEDADTKDDERIDQDEWKAFVSQHPSLIKNMTLPYLKDITMAFPSCISRTEVTQSCE; this comes from the exons ATGGGTTGCTATTGTTCAACTTCAAATTCAAAGAAAGTTAAAACGCCAGGTTATGAAGATCCAACCGTTCTTGCTTCTGAGACACCTTGTGAGTATCCATCATCATTAACTG TTACTGTGAGTGAAGTAGATGCATTGTATGAACTCTATTTGAAGTCAAGCAATTCAATTATTCAAGATGGTCTTATTCACAAG GAAGAATTTCAGCTAGCACTGTTTAGaaatgaaaatcaaaagaatctgTTTGCTGACAGG ATCTCTTGGTgtttttcatccaaacacacCTTTAGAAGACAAAATTGCAT GTTGTATGATTTGAGACAAACATGGTACATTGAAAGAGAGGAGTTAAAGGAAATGGTATTGGCACTTTTGAATgaatcaaatctttttctttcggATGAGATGATAGAATCGATTGTGGATAAGACATTTGAAGATGCTGATAcaaaagatgatgaaagaatcgATCAAGATGAGTGGAAAGCTTTTGTTTCTCAGCACCCATCTTTAATCAAGAACATGACTCTCCCATATCTAAA GGATATTACTATGGCATTCCCCAGTTGTATTTCAAGAACAGAAGTTACTCAGAGCTGTGAGTAA
- the LOC131620660 gene encoding calcineurin B-like protein 7 isoform X3 — translation MALLGYEDPTVLASETPCEYPSSLTVTVSEVDALYELYLKSSNSIIQDGLIHKEEFQLALFRNENQKNLFADRISWCFSSKHTFRRQNCMLYDLRQTWYIEREELKEMVLALLNESNLFLSDEMIESIVDKTFEDADTKDDERIDQDEWKAFVSQHPSLIKNMTLPYLKDITMAFPSCISRTEVTQSCE, via the exons ATGGCTCTTCTAG GTTATGAAGATCCAACCGTTCTTGCTTCTGAGACACCTTGTGAGTATCCATCATCATTAACTG TTACTGTGAGTGAAGTAGATGCATTGTATGAACTCTATTTGAAGTCAAGCAATTCAATTATTCAAGATGGTCTTATTCACAAG GAAGAATTTCAGCTAGCACTGTTTAGaaatgaaaatcaaaagaatctgTTTGCTGACAGG ATCTCTTGGTgtttttcatccaaacacacCTTTAGAAGACAAAATTGCAT GTTGTATGATTTGAGACAAACATGGTACATTGAAAGAGAGGAGTTAAAGGAAATGGTATTGGCACTTTTGAATgaatcaaatctttttctttcggATGAGATGATAGAATCGATTGTGGATAAGACATTTGAAGATGCTGATAcaaaagatgatgaaagaatcgATCAAGATGAGTGGAAAGCTTTTGTTTCTCAGCACCCATCTTTAATCAAGAACATGACTCTCCCATATCTAAA GGATATTACTATGGCATTCCCCAGTTGTATTTCAAGAACAGAAGTTACTCAGAGCTGTGAGTAA
- the LOC131620660 gene encoding calcineurin B-like protein 7 isoform X2 yields MGCYCSTSNSKKVKTPGYEDPTVLASETPFTVSEVDALYELYLKSSNSIIQDGLIHKEEFQLALFRNENQKNLFADRISWCFSSKHTFRRQNCMLYDLRQTWYIEREELKEMVLALLNESNLFLSDEMIESIVDKTFEDADTKDDERIDQDEWKAFVSQHPSLIKNMTLPYLKDITMAFPSCISRTEVTQSCE; encoded by the exons ATGGGTTGCTATTGTTCAACTTCAAATTCAAAGAAAGTTAAAACGCCAGGTTATGAAGATCCAACCGTTCTTGCTTCTGAGACACCTT TTACTGTGAGTGAAGTAGATGCATTGTATGAACTCTATTTGAAGTCAAGCAATTCAATTATTCAAGATGGTCTTATTCACAAG GAAGAATTTCAGCTAGCACTGTTTAGaaatgaaaatcaaaagaatctgTTTGCTGACAGG ATCTCTTGGTgtttttcatccaaacacacCTTTAGAAGACAAAATTGCAT GTTGTATGATTTGAGACAAACATGGTACATTGAAAGAGAGGAGTTAAAGGAAATGGTATTGGCACTTTTGAATgaatcaaatctttttctttcggATGAGATGATAGAATCGATTGTGGATAAGACATTTGAAGATGCTGATAcaaaagatgatgaaagaatcgATCAAGATGAGTGGAAAGCTTTTGTTTCTCAGCACCCATCTTTAATCAAGAACATGACTCTCCCATATCTAAA GGATATTACTATGGCATTCCCCAGTTGTATTTCAAGAACAGAAGTTACTCAGAGCTGTGAGTAA
- the LOC131620659 gene encoding zinc-finger homeodomain protein 2-like encodes MEFDEPEEHEEEMEIPETPMPVPASYDSLGNSASRSKLSGEVDGRKGSGNGNGNGNGGGFSSTVKYRECQKNHAVSFGGHAVDGCCEFISAGEEGTLEAVICAACNCHRNFHRKEIDGETVSSCQRQQPPPPPQPYHHHQFSPYYHRGPPSTSGYLHHHLATPVAHHRPLALPATASGGFSREDDDISNPSSSGGGGNGSGGSKKRFRTKFTQEQKEKLLAFAEEHGWRIQKQDEAAIEQFCAENCVKRNVLKVWMHNNKNTLGKKP; translated from the coding sequence ATGGAATTCGATGAACCAGAGGAACATGAAGAGGAGATGGAGATTCCGGAAACACCCATGCCGGTGCCGGCGAGTTACGACTCACTCGGAAACTCAGCTTCACGGTCAAAACTCTCCGGTGAAGTTGACGGACGGAAAGGTAGCGGTAACGGTAATGGTAACGGTAACGGTGGTGGTTTTTCCTCGACGGTGAAGTATAGAGAATGTCAGAAGAATCATGCCGTCAGCTTCGGTGGCCACGCTGTTGACGGTTGCTGCGAGTTCATTTCCGCCGGTGAAGAAGGAACACTTGAAGCCGTGATTTGCGCTGCTTGTAACTGTCACCGGAACTTCCACCGTAAAGAGATCGACGGAGAGACGGTTAGTTCGTGTCAGCGGCAGCAACCTCCACCGCCGCCGCAACCATATCACCATCACCAGTTTTCACCTTACTACCACCGAGGTCCTCCTTCTACCTCCGGTTACCTCCACCACCACTTAGCAACTCCGGTGGCGCATCACAGACCTTTGGCTCTCCCAGCCACTGCTTCCGGTGGATTCAGCAGAGAAGATGATGATATTTCAAACCCTAGCAGCAGCGGCGGAGGAGGAAACGGTTCCGGTGGATCAAAGAAGAGATTCCGAACAAAATTCACGCAGGAACAGAAAGAGAAGCTCTTGGCTTTTGCGGAAGAACACGGTTGGAGAATTCAGAAACAAGATGAAGCTGCTATAGAACAGTTTTGTGCTGAGAATTGTGTGAAGAGAAATGTTCTTAAAGTTTGGATGCACAATAACAAGAACACTCTTggtaagaaaccctaa